The Halomonas sp. THAF5a genome segment CTGATGGGTCAGGGCCACGCCCTCGCCCAGCGCCGCGAGCGACAGCGTCATGCTCTGGGTATCGCAGGTCAGCGATGCGCAGCGCGAGGCCAGGGTTGGCATCCCCACCGCCTCCAGCCAGGCCGGCCAGCCCACCTCGAACCCCAGGGCGTGCAGCAGGGTGTGCGCCGCCAGGTCCGACGGCGTGGTGATGCGCTCGGCCAGCGCCGGAGCACACACCGGCAGCATCGTCTCCCGGCCCAGGGAAACCGCCTCCATCCCCGGCCAGCTGCCCTGCCCGTAGCGGATCTCGAGATCGGCGCCCTCGGGACCGAAGTCATCCGGCCAGATGGCGCTGATCAGCCTCAGCGCCACCTCGGGATGCTCGCGGCGAAAGGCGCGGATGCGCGGCGCCAGCCAGTACTGCTGCATCACCGGCGTGGTGCGCAGCGTCACCGGCGCCTCCCCGCCGCCGCCGAAGACCTCCTCGGTGCCCTCGGCCAGGCGCGTGAAGCCATCCTGCAGGCACGGCAGCCAGGCCTGCCCCGCCGGCGTCAGGCTGAGGCTGCGCGGGTGGCGCACGAACAGCTTCTGGCCCAGGCGATCCTCGAGCAGGCGCACCCGCTGGCTGATCGCCGCCTGGGTCACGCCCAGCTCCTGGCCGGCGGCGGTGAAGCTCAGGGTGCGCGCCGCCGTCTCGAAGGCCTGCAGCCACAGCAGGGGGGGAAGCCGACTCATGAATAACCTACCTATAAATTGAGTGGGGTCATAGGGGCCAGATTAATCGTTTGTCGGCGAACCGGCCAGCCGCCACCATGGGCGCCTTCACAAGGGAGGAGCCGATCATGACCGATACGCCGATTGCCGACGCACGCGCCGTCCTGCCCATGGGCGAACTGACCCCCCACGCCGAGGGACCGGCGCTCATCGAGGCCACGGCGGCCGGACGACAGCTGGCCCTTGGCTGGGGCAACGGCGACCGGGCCCGGTTTCCGCTGACCTGGCTGCGCGACCACTGCGCCTGTGACGAGTGCCGCCATCCGATGACCCGCGAGCGCCTCTACATGGCCCTCGAGGTGCCGGAACAGGCCCCGGCGACGGCGCTCGAGGACGGCAATCTGGTCCTCACCTGGGCCGACGGCCACGTCAGCCGCTTCGACGCCGTCTGGCTGCATCAGCGCCGCCCGGGCCAGGCGCGGGAGGATGCCGTGCCGTCGCGCCGTCCCTGGGCCCACGACTACCGTCCCACCCGCGTCGACCACGCCGACTTCGTGGCCGGCGCCGAGGGCGAGCGCGCCTGGCTCACCGCCCTGCTGCGCGATGGCCTGGTGCTGCTCGAGAACGGCCCGCTGGCCGACGAGGAAGTGAGCCGCCTGGCGGGCCGCATCGGGCCGCTGCGCGCCACCAACTTCGGCGCCCGCTTCGACGTCAAGTCCAAGCCGAACCCGAACAACGCCGCCTATACCTCCATCGGCCTGGCCCTGCACACTGACCTGCCCAACTGGCGCAACCCGCCGGACATCCAGCTGCTCTACTGCCTGGAGAATGATGCCGAGGGCGGCGAGTCCACCTTCTTCGACGGCTTCGCCGCGGCGGAGGCGCTGCGCGTCGAGTCGCCCGAGGCCTTCCGGCGGCTGGCCGAGACGCCGATCGACTTCCGCTTCCAGGACGAGGAGCACGACCTGGTGTGGACCGCGCCGGTGCTCGCCCTGGACGAGCAGGGCCGGGTCATCGAGGTCCGCCTCAACAACTGGATCCGCGACACCCTGCGCCTGCCCCTCGAGGAGATCGATGCCTGGTACGACGCCTACCGCGCGTTCTGGGCGCTGGCCCAGGATCCCGCGAACCGGCTCGAGTTCTCCCTGGCCCCGGGCGAGATGGTCGCCTTCGACAACCGCCGGGTGATGCACGGCCGCAACGCCTTCGATCCCGGTACCGGCCGGCGCCACCTGCAGGGCACCTACCTCGATCTCGACATGTGCGAGTCCCGCCTGCGGGTGCTGGCCCGCGAGGCCTGATCCCCCCTTCCTTTCTGGCCGCTGCCCGACACAACATCAAACCGGTAGCGGCCTTCCCCCCATCACAAGGAGATCCCATGCGTCTTTCCCCGACGACTCCCGCCCTGCCGCTGATCGCGCTGCCCCTGAGCCTGGGCCTGGCGAGCCCGGCCCTCGCCGACGACGCCACCCTGGACATCGGCGTGCCTCCCTGGCCCGGGGTCACGGTCAAGAGCGAGATGGTAAGCCAGCTCCTCGCCCCCCTGGGCTACGAGACCCGTACCCACGACGTTGGCCTGCAGGTCGTCTACCAGGGGCTGGAGACCGGCGACATCGATGCCCTGCTGGGCGGCTGGATGCCGGCCCAGCAGAAGATGTTCGCCCCCCGCGAGGAAAGCGGGGTGATCGAGGGCCTGGTCAACAACATCGAGGGCGCCCAGATGACCCTCGTGGTCCCGGACTACCTCCATGAGCAGGGCATCACCAGCTTCGCCGACCTGGACGACCATCGCGAGGCCTTCGACGGCAAGATCCATAGCTTCGGGGCCGGTTCCGCCGCCAGCGATGTGCTCTATCAGGCCATCGACGACGACGCCTGGGGGCTGGGCGACTGGGAGGTGGTGGACACCAGCGTGATCGGCATGCTCGGCGCCGCCAGCAGCGCCATCAGCCGCGAGGAGCCCATCGTCTGGGTCGGCTGGACGCCGCACTGGATGAACCTCGAGCTGCCGATGCGCTACCTCGACGATCCCAAGAACCTGTTCGGCGAGGACAACGGCGCGACCGACGTCCTGACCGTGCTGCGCAGCGACTACGGTGACGCCCACCCCAACCTGGAACGCTTCTTCGAGCAGTTCACCTTCGCCGCCGAGGAGCAGAGCTGGATGATCCAGCAGTTCGGCCAGGAGGAGCGCGAGGTCGAGGCGGTCGCCCGAGAGTGGCTGCAGGAGCACCCCGAACGCGTCGCGGCCATGCTCGAGGGCGTGACCACCGCGGACGGCGACCCCGCCTGGCCGGTGGTGAAGGCCAGCCTGTGAGCCGCTGACCCGGCGGCCGCTTTGGCCGCCGGCCGCGCTGCCGTATGCTTGGGGCCCCGTCGCCAAGGATTCGCGCGCCATGAGCCACCGCCTCGTCCTCGTCACCGGCCTGCTGGTCGTCCTGCTGGCCCTCGGCCTGCTGTGGCAGTGGCTCGCCATGCGCGACCTGCTCACCGTGGAGAGCCTGATGGCGCTGGCCAAGGGCTCGGTGGCCTGGCGCGACGCCCCCTGGGCGGTCGCGGTGGTGATGGCGGTCTACGCCGGCGCCTCGCTGGTGATGTTCCCGCTCAGCCTGCTGGTGGCCCTGACCGGCCTGCTGTTCGGCCCCTGGTGGGGCTTCGCCTATGCCCTGGCCGGCACCCTGGCCGCCTCGATGCTGACCTGGTGGGTGGGGCGCCGACTGGGCCGCGAGGCGCTGATGCGCCACGGCGGCCGGCGCCTCCAGGGCCTGTCGCGCTACCTCTCCGGGCGTGGCATCCGCACCATGACGCTGGTCAACCTGCTGCCGCTGGCTCCCTTCACCCTGACCAACATGATGGCCGGCGCCTTCCGCCTGCGCTTTCGCGACTACATGATCGGCTCGCTGCTGGGCATCGCCCCGGGGCTCGCCGGCGTCACCCTGCTGGGCAGCCAGCTGGGCCAGCTGGCCACCGCCGAGAGCCGCGGCGAGCTTTACTGGGCGGCCGGCGGCGTGCTGGCCGGGGTGGCGCTGCTGGTGGGGCTGAAGCGCTGGGCGGACCGGCGCCGCCGCGCCCGCTGAGGGCTACTCCCGGGGCGCCTCGGTCTCGTCCTCCTCGCGGTGGCCGGGCCACCAGGCGGGGCGCTCCTGCTCCCACTCCTCCTGCACCAGGTGACGCAGCAGGCGCCCGCGATGGCGCAGCATCTGCCACTCGGCGCCCAGCCGATGGCGAATTCGCTCCCAGCCGCCTTCATCGGCATGGGTGAAGGGTCCCCCTCGGGCGATCGCCTGACGATAGACGGCCAGGCAGCGCGCGGCGCAGCGCGCCTCGTCGTAGCCGGCGGCGGTCGCCAGCGCCGCCTCGGCGAGCGCCGCGCGCGCCTCATCCACGGCCAGCGCCGCCAGCGCCTGGGTCATGGCCTCGAGGTCGTCGCCGGCGATCAGCCGGCCGTTGCGGCCCTCGACCACCACCTCGCGCACCCCGGGGGCATCGAGGGCCACCACCGGCAGCCCGGCCGCCATGGCCTCGGCCACCACCATGCCCTGGGTCTCGCTGTGGGAGGCGAAGGCGAAGACGTCCATGGCGTGGTAGGCATCGATCAGCGCCTGGCCCTGGAGGCGGCCGGTGAAGTGCAGGCGACCCGCCACGCCCCGCGCCGCCGCCGCCGCCTCGATGTCGCGGCGCGCCTCGCCCTCGCCCACCACCAGGGCGTGCGCCTCGGGCCGCGCCGCCAGGGCGCCGGCCAGCGCCTCGGCCAGGAAGGCCAGGTTCTTCTCCAGCGCCAGCCGCCCCAGGTGACCCATCACGTAGGCCCCGTCGGGGATGCCGAGGCGCTCCCGCCAGGCACCGCCGTCGCCCCGGGCGAAGCGCGCGGTGTCCACGCCGCTCGGCACCACGCTGATGGCGGGGTTGGCCTCGCGCCGGCGCAGCAGGTCGCGGATGCTCTCGCTGGGGGCGATCACCTCGTCGCACAGCCAGGTGTACTGGGTCGCCAGCGCCACGGCGAAGCGCTGCATGCGCGGCGAGTCGCCGGGCACGTAGTGGGTGTAGTGCTCGTAGAGGGTGTGATGGGTGAAGATCAGCGGCAGGCCATAGGTCTCGGCGGCCCGGGCCGCGGTATCGCCGAGCAGGAAGGGGTGGTGGGCGTGGACGATGTCCGGCTCGAAGGCCTCGATCGCCTCGTGGAGCTGGCCGGGAATCGGCACCGGCAGCGAGAAGTCGCTGCCGTTGAAGTGCTGCATGGCCACCACCCGCACCACGTCGCTCTCGTCGTCGGGCTGGCCCTCCAGGCGCGGCGCCACCACCAGCACCCGGTGGCCGGCGGCCTGCAGCTGGCGCTTGAGCCGCTGGACCGACTCGCTGACCCCGCCGACGATGGGCAGGTAGGTGTTGGTGAACATCAGCACATTCACGGGAACGGGGCTCCTCGACTGGCGGTGGCGCCATTCTGCAGGGAAGGCCGGCGCCTGGCCATCTCTGTTCAGGATAGGCAAGCGAGGCCCGGGGCGAGGGGGCGCCGGGGAAAGGGCCCACCCGCGGGAGCGCCGAGACCCGACGGGATTGGCTTTGCCGCCCCGCGCGGTAGACTGGCAGGGTCATCCATGGAGCCTAGGAGCCGACCCATGACCCACCGCATCGCGGTCCTTCCCGGCGACGGCATCGGCAAGGAAGTCATGCCCGAGGGGCTGCGCGCCCTCGAGGCCGCCGCCCAGCGCTTTCACCTCGACCTCGCCCTCGAGTCCTTCGACTTCGCCAGCTGCGACTACTATGCCGAGCACGGCCAGATGCTGCCCGACGACTGGTTCGAGCGGCTCAAGGAGTTCGATGCCCTCTTCTACGGTGCGGTGGGCTGGCCGGACACCGTGCCCGACCACGTCTCGCTGTGGGGCTCGCTGCTGCAGTTCCGCCGCCGCTTCGACCAGTACGTCAACCTGCGCCCCTGCAAGCTGCTGCCGGGAGTGAAGAGCCCGCTGGCGGGCCGTGTGCCCGGCGACATCGACTTCTACGTGGTGCGCGAGAACACCGAGGGCGAGTACTCCAGCGTCGGCGGCAAGATGTTCGAGGGCACCGAGCGCGAGGTGGTGATCCAGGAGACGGTGATGACCCGCACCGGGGTCGACCGGGTGCTGAAGTATGCCTTCGAGCTGGCCCAGAGCCGCCCGCGGAAGCGGCTCACCTCGGCCACCAAGTCCAACGGCATCGCCATCACCATGCCGTGGTGGGACGAGCGCGTGAAGGCGATGGGCGCGCACTATCCCGAGGTGTCGGTGGAGGCGTTCCATATCGACATCCTGGCCGCCAACTTCGTGATGCACCCCGACTGGTTCGACGTGGTCGTGGCGAGCAACCTGTTCGGCGATATCCTCTCCGACCTGGGCCCGGCCTGCACCGGCACCATCGGCGTGGCGCCCTCGGCCAACATCAACCCCGACGGCACCTTCCCGAGCCTCTTCGAGCCGGTGCACGGCAGTGCCCCGGACATCGCCGGACGCGGCATCGCCAATCCCATCGGCCAGATCTGGTCGGCCGCCATGATGCTCGAGCACCTCGGCCACCCGGAGGCCGGCGCGGCCATCGTCGAGGCCTTCGAGGCGGTGCTCGCCGAGGGCGATGCGGACCTGCTCACCCCCGACCTGGGCGGGCGCGGCACCACCGAGACCCTCGGCCGCGCCATCGCCGAGCGCATCGCCGGCTGAGCGAACTCGGCATCCCGACACGCGACGGCCCCCGCTCAGGCGGTGGCGGTCATCCCCCCTCTCCGCTTGGTGGGCGACCCGGTCGGTTCAAGGCCCGTCCACCCCGTCGTCATTGACCGTCTCACGCCCAGTGATCGCAGCGCCAGTCAAGATGACGCGGAGATTGCCATAGCCAAAATACTGACTTGCGTCAAGATGTCGCGGAGTAAAGGAGGACGAAAAAGGAGATAGGTGATAAGTTATAACAATATTCAATATAAGAATAACAAACTTCTGACAACTCGCGCAGGAGCCCCCTCATGTCCGGTCTTCCTCTCGAGCCGCCGCGTCTGGGTCGCCGCCAGCTTCTCAAGCTGGGCATGGGCGCCGGCGCTGCTGCTCTGATGCCACTTTCCGGCCTGCAGGCCAACACCGTCTCCACCCGCGTTCGCGTGGTCATCCTCGGCGGCGGCGCTGCCGGCATGTCCATGGCCAATCGCCTGGCCATGCGCCTCTCCGGCGCCCGCATTACCGTCGTGGAACCCAGAGAGCAGCACTATTACCAGCCCGGTTGGACCCTGGTCGCAGCCGGACTCTGGGAAGCCGATAGCACGGTACGCTCCAATGCCGACTTCCGCCCCGCCGGCATCGACTGGGTCAGCCAGCAGGCGGTGGGTATCGATGCCGATGAACGCCGCATTACCCTGGCCGATGCCAGCACGCTCGCATATGACATCCTGGTGGTCGCCACGGGTCTGCAGCTCAACTATCACCTGATCGACGGCATGTCGACGGACCTGATCGGCAGTCACGGTATCGGCAGCGTCTATGCCGGCCCCCAGGAGGCGGCTCGCACCAGCGACGCCATCGAGGAGTGGCTTGCCGCCGGCAGCGGCCGGGGACTCTTCACCAATCCCCAGACGGCCATCAAGTGCGCCGGGGCCCCCATTAAGATGGTCTTCACTACCCAGTCGCGCATCAAGCAGGTTGGCAACCGGAATGATTTCCACCTGGCCTACTTCACTCCCAGCGACCGCATGTTCAGCCAGCCCTGGATCAACGACTTCCTCAAGCAGCGCCTCGATCGCGACAACATCACCCGCCATCATGGCTGGCACCTTTCCGCCATCGACCCGCAGGCCCGCCAGGCCGAGTTCACCGGCCAAGAGGGCAACAAGGAAACTCGCGACTATGACTTCCTGCACGTCGTGCCGCCCATGAGTGCCCCGGATTTCGTCAAGGGCAGCGACCTGATTGCCCGGGAGGGTCCCTTTGCCGGCGAGTGGCTGGATACCGACATCTACACCATGCAGCACAACCGCTATCCAGAGGTGTTCGGTATCGGTGACGTGATCGGCGCGCCGATCAACAAGACCGCAGCCAGCGTCAAGGCCCAGGCCCCCGTGGTCGAGGAGAACATCGCTGCCTTCCTGGAGGACAAGCCGCTACCTGCACGCCATAACGGCTATACCTCCTGCCCGCTGATCACCGAAATCGGCACGGCGATGCTGGTGGAGTTCGGCTACGACAACGACATGGCCTTCCTGCCCTCCTTCTCGTTCATCGATCCCAAGGAAGAGTCCTGGGCGGCTTGGGTGCTGAAGGACTACATGTTGCAGCCCGCTTACTACGCCATGCTGGAAGGCCGAGTCTGAGGAGACCTGACTATGAATTTCACTCTGTCCGGCATCCTGGCAGTGATGTCCCACGCTATCCCACCCTTCTTGCCGCTGATCCTGGCGACCCTGGCCCTGCTGGTGGTCGCCCAGCTGGTCGGACGGCTGCGCGGCTACAGGTTTGCCGACTACCGTTGCTTGCCAGCTGGCATCATCGCCCTGCTGGCTGGAGTCTCGAGCCTATGGTGGCTGCCCATGCTGACCCATTCCCGGCTCGGTCTTGTGGCTACCGTCACTGACTGGGCGGCGCTGGTAGCGGCGGCGCTCGGCGTCGCCCTGATCACCTGGCTGGTGCTGCACCCGTTGAGCTATCTGGTCCGCGGCCCCCGCCGGCACTGAGCCCCTCAAATGATCGAGCACCAGTATCCGGGGCTTTCGCTCGCCTTCTCCCGTCGCTCCATCGGCCGAGGGGCCCCAGTGTAGAATCGATGGAACAAAAGGACGCGAGGAAATTTGACGCAACCAGTCGGCCGGAACGAAGCGTCACGCCCGGCGGTATACGCCCTCGATGAGACGTACCCGGTCCACGGCCAGCCAAGGCCGGCACCAACCGGCATGACGTGCGGCAGTGCATTCCTGACCACTCCCCAGCACACGTCGCGCTGCCAGCCCGCTTATCCCCCACAGCTGGATCGATATTCCTGCGGCAGATCCTGGCCTATGCTGGTCCGGGAATGCGATGTCTCCGACGCGAAGCGCATCTACCCGGTCACGACCCGATGACCACAGACCAAGGAGCGCCACCATGACGATCTTCGAAGCCTTGCGTGAAGACCACCAGATCCAGCGGGAACTGCTGGAAGATCTCCTGCAGACCTCTGGAGACAGCCAGGAGCGTGACCAGCTCTACCGCCAGCTGCGCGCCGAGCTTCAATACCATGCTGCCGCTGAAGAACGCGCCCTCTACGTCCCGATGATGGCAAACGACCTGACCCAGGAGAAGGCACGTCACAGCGTGGCGGAGCATCACGAGATCGACGAACAACTCGAGACACTGGATGCCACCGACTACACCTCGCCTGCATGGCTGACCCAGGCC includes the following:
- a CDS encoding tartrate dehydrogenase, which gives rise to MTHRIAVLPGDGIGKEVMPEGLRALEAAAQRFHLDLALESFDFASCDYYAEHGQMLPDDWFERLKEFDALFYGAVGWPDTVPDHVSLWGSLLQFRRRFDQYVNLRPCKLLPGVKSPLAGRVPGDIDFYVVRENTEGEYSSVGGKMFEGTEREVVIQETVMTRTGVDRVLKYAFELAQSRPRKRLTSATKSNGIAITMPWWDERVKAMGAHYPEVSVEAFHIDILAANFVMHPDWFDVVVASNLFGDILSDLGPACTGTIGVAPSANINPDGTFPSLFEPVHGSAPDIAGRGIANPIGQIWSAAMMLEHLGHPEAGAAIVEAFEAVLAEGDADLLTPDLGGRGTTETLGRAIAERIAG
- a CDS encoding TauD/TfdA family dioxygenase: MTDTPIADARAVLPMGELTPHAEGPALIEATAAGRQLALGWGNGDRARFPLTWLRDHCACDECRHPMTRERLYMALEVPEQAPATALEDGNLVLTWADGHVSRFDAVWLHQRRPGQAREDAVPSRRPWAHDYRPTRVDHADFVAGAEGERAWLTALLRDGLVLLENGPLADEEVSRLAGRIGPLRATNFGARFDVKSKPNPNNAAYTSIGLALHTDLPNWRNPPDIQLLYCLENDAEGGESTFFDGFAAAEALRVESPEAFRRLAETPIDFRFQDEEHDLVWTAPVLALDEQGRVIEVRLNNWIRDTLRLPLEEIDAWYDAYRAFWALAQDPANRLEFSLAPGEMVAFDNRRVMHGRNAFDPGTGRRHLQGTYLDLDMCESRLRVLAREA
- a CDS encoding hemerythrin domain-containing protein, whose protein sequence is MTIFEALREDHQIQRELLEDLLQTSGDSQERDQLYRQLRAELQYHAAAEERALYVPMMANDLTQEKARHSVAEHHEIDEQLETLDATDYTSPAWLTQARKLSELVIHHLDEEEHEVFQLAGRGLAENQKTELAEAYRQEMARQRQDA
- a CDS encoding NAD(P)/FAD-dependent oxidoreductase yields the protein MSGLPLEPPRLGRRQLLKLGMGAGAAALMPLSGLQANTVSTRVRVVILGGGAAGMSMANRLAMRLSGARITVVEPREQHYYQPGWTLVAAGLWEADSTVRSNADFRPAGIDWVSQQAVGIDADERRITLADASTLAYDILVVATGLQLNYHLIDGMSTDLIGSHGIGSVYAGPQEAARTSDAIEEWLAAGSGRGLFTNPQTAIKCAGAPIKMVFTTQSRIKQVGNRNDFHLAYFTPSDRMFSQPWINDFLKQRLDRDNITRHHGWHLSAIDPQARQAEFTGQEGNKETRDYDFLHVVPPMSAPDFVKGSDLIAREGPFAGEWLDTDIYTMQHNRYPEVFGIGDVIGAPINKTAASVKAQAPVVEENIAAFLEDKPLPARHNGYTSCPLITEIGTAMLVEFGYDNDMAFLPSFSFIDPKEESWAAWVLKDYMLQPAYYAMLEGRV
- a CDS encoding TVP38/TMEM64 family protein; translated protein: MSHRLVLVTGLLVVLLALGLLWQWLAMRDLLTVESLMALAKGSVAWRDAPWAVAVVMAVYAGASLVMFPLSLLVALTGLLFGPWWGFAYALAGTLAASMLTWWVGRRLGREALMRHGGRRLQGLSRYLSGRGIRTMTLVNLLPLAPFTLTNMMAGAFRLRFRDYMIGSLLGIAPGLAGVTLLGSQLGQLATAESRGELYWAAGGVLAGVALLVGLKRWADRRRRAR
- a CDS encoding ABC transporter substrate-binding protein — its product is MRLSPTTPALPLIALPLSLGLASPALADDATLDIGVPPWPGVTVKSEMVSQLLAPLGYETRTHDVGLQVVYQGLETGDIDALLGGWMPAQQKMFAPREESGVIEGLVNNIEGAQMTLVVPDYLHEQGITSFADLDDHREAFDGKIHSFGAGSAASDVLYQAIDDDAWGLGDWEVVDTSVIGMLGAASSAISREEPIVWVGWTPHWMNLELPMRYLDDPKNLFGEDNGATDVLTVLRSDYGDAHPNLERFFEQFTFAAEEQSWMIQQFGQEEREVEAVAREWLQEHPERVAAMLEGVTTADGDPAWPVVKASL
- a CDS encoding LysR substrate-binding domain-containing protein, with translation MSRLPPLLWLQAFETAARTLSFTAAGQELGVTQAAISQRVRLLEDRLGQKLFVRHPRSLSLTPAGQAWLPCLQDGFTRLAEGTEEVFGGGGEAPVTLRTTPVMQQYWLAPRIRAFRREHPEVALRLISAIWPDDFGPEGADLEIRYGQGSWPGMEAVSLGRETMLPVCAPALAERITTPSDLAAHTLLHALGFEVGWPAWLEAVGMPTLASRCASLTCDTQSMTLSLAALGEGVALTHQRLVEGRDDLVAALDWPVESDEGFWLVRPARAPARAEAATLWEWLRAPLALPG
- a CDS encoding glycosyltransferase, with translation MNVLMFTNTYLPIVGGVSESVQRLKRQLQAAGHRVLVVAPRLEGQPDDESDVVRVVAMQHFNGSDFSLPVPIPGQLHEAIEAFEPDIVHAHHPFLLGDTAARAAETYGLPLIFTHHTLYEHYTHYVPGDSPRMQRFAVALATQYTWLCDEVIAPSESIRDLLRRREANPAISVVPSGVDTARFARGDGGAWRERLGIPDGAYVMGHLGRLALEKNLAFLAEALAGALAARPEAHALVVGEGEARRDIEAAAAARGVAGRLHFTGRLQGQALIDAYHAMDVFAFASHSETQGMVVAEAMAAGLPVVALDAPGVREVVVEGRNGRLIAGDDLEAMTQALAALAVDEARAALAEAALATAAGYDEARCAARCLAVYRQAIARGGPFTHADEGGWERIRHRLGAEWQMLRHRGRLLRHLVQEEWEQERPAWWPGHREEDETEAPRE